Genomic DNA from Caldanaerovirga acetigignens:
CGCTACAATCGTGTCTAGAGGAGAGGAGATAAACCTCCTTTTCCAATATGAAAACCTCCTCGTCTTTAAAAACAGCCAAATAGCCGCGAGCGTGCCAGATCTCATTTGCGCTATAGATTTGGACAGGCTTACTCCTGTAAACAACAGCGAATTTTTTGAAGGCCAATATCTGGCGATTTTAGGCTTGCCCGCACCATTGAGATTGAGGATAAACAGAGCCTTGGATGTCGTAGGCCCACAGTGTTTCGGATACAGAACAATCTATATGCCTTTGGAAAGAATTTACCAAAGGTTCTACAGGGGGGTCTATTTTTGAAAATAGCGCTGGCAGTCCTGAAAAACGGAAATAACGGGAAGATCGTCATTTTTTCTGGAAAAAATATTTTATATGAAGCAAGATTTAACAAAGACTTATTCGAAAAGCTTGTGCATTGCACATCTATCCTCAGCATCTCCAGCAAGGACTTTGAAAAAATATACCTATGCGCACCATTTTACTCCCTGATTTCCAATGAAAGCACAGCGATAGTACACTTTCGAGTCGCATCTGAATTTTTCGATGCTCCAAAAATTAGCGGATTTATATCAAAAAATGCAAAGATAATCCACACAACACCCGAGGACATTCAAACCCAGATCAAAAAGAATATGGAATATATAGATAAAGCCAAAGTAGTTTCTATAATTTCTCCCTTCGGCCTGGTTTACGCCGACCAAGAAAAAGCTCTAGCAAACCAGTTAAAGGCAATGGGAAAGGACAAAATACTGACTTCCCAAGAATATCCACATCTTGGATTTTTCAGGAGGGAAAAAGCACTCCTTGCTGCAGGAAATTTCTTAGTGCACGTAATTCCTTATTTAGAAGAGATTAAAAAATTTTTCCTTCCCAATTGCCCGCCGATATACTGGGTAGAAAATGATGCGGTGCTTCTAGAAGGGAATTTTTTGCCCAGAACGTGCGGTCCCGACCAGGAAGATGCACCTTTAATTCAAATATCAAGGGGCTGTTCAATCCTATACGGCTACCCTAAAGCACTGGCTATATTTAAGTCCGGCGGCGTTTTTAAAATCTTTTTAATAAAAGGAATCCTTGTTGAAGAGATATCTCCAAAGTTTAATTTACATTCCCCATTGTCATCCCAGCTTTACCAACTATTGCTTGAAATAAAGCGTGGTTATTTCGAAGAAAAAATAGAGATTATACCTATTTTTAACTTTACGAATATTGACCTCGCAGACAGCTTTCCATTTCGATTTCAAAAATTAAGCCCTTATGCAGTGAGGCTTAGCCGTCTTTTGGGTATAGCGTGCGCTCCGAGGAGCATCGCTGCCACTTGCATAAGTGACCATAAGGAATTACAAGATATTAGAGAAAAGCTCTTGAAAAAACTTATCTCGATAAACGAAGGAAGGGGACTTATAAAAGAACCAGCAGTATTCTTCAAAGAAGTTCCTATAAGGTATCTTAAATCGGACTTTTCCCTGCTTACGGTAGGATTAAGGGAAGGCAAGTGAAAAACCGCGCGAAAAAGCGCGGTTTAACGGTCATTATTCATCATGACCTTTCAAAAATCTCACAGCTTTAACTATGGACTCATCATTGCCAAATGCTCCCGCTTTGGTCACAACCCTTATTCCATCTGCAATTCCTCCTATCAAGGTAAGTTCTGGTATGCCCGGTTCTAATTCAGAATTTATCCTGCAACCGGTGGCGGAAAGTTTTTTCACTACATGTACTGCTGTATCCCCTCCAGTAAGGACCATACCGCTTGGTTTCCTTGCTTTTACCACCTCATATGCAACCTCTCCCATGAATCGCGCTATAGCTTCGCTGGTTTCCGCGGAGGAAAGCCCCAAACTTTTTCCAACCGCAATCGCATCAGTAACGTCTTTCTCTTCTAATGCCGATGCAATTATGACGTCATTTGCCTTATCCATAAAATCGAGCACCTGCGCGGAAACACGTTTTATTTCATCGTAAGGGTTTATCAGAGCTTTCTTTACATCCACTTTTGCCAGAGCTATTTGGCTTTCTTCGGCTGCCCGTGATATTTGTCTCCTGGTTACCTGACTTACGCTTCCCGCCACCACCAAAATCCCATCTTCATTCTTTCTCTTCTCAAGGCAAACCATAAGTGCCTCGGCAAGACCCGCCGAGCCTATCCACAGTGCTTTCTTTTTAAGGGAAAGGACAGCTTCCGCTATTTTTACAAGATCTTCTTCTGTCGCAGCATCAAAAGCGAAAACATCGTACTTTTCAAGGTCTTGCAATATGCTTTCGGCCAAATTTTCATTTATCTCTTCTAGCTTTTTCAGCCTCACCGGAATATCCAAACTTTCTTCTAATAACTTTTTTACATCGGAAGTGGTCACCGGATTTCTGGGATCTTTTGCAAGTTCGGTTTTATCGACGGGTACACCGTTGAGGTAGTGAATACCGTTTCGAGTGGTGCGGCCATTTTTCGGAAAGGCAGGGGCGAAAACTATAATTTCGGGTTTTAGGCTTTCCCGCAGGGCTTTTATTTCAGCTCCTATATTGCCCCTTAACGTCGAATCTATCTTTTTGTAAAGTACCGCATCTTTATATCTTGCGATTAAGGAAGATACTTCCTTTAACGTTTCATAAGCTTTCAACGACGGAAGGCTCCGGGTTTCGGTATCTATGACCAATGCATCGACTATGTCCTCGTATTTTTCTATGCCGGAAATTTCCGTTAAGGTAACCGACAAGTATCCGTATTTTGCAAGCTGTACCCCGGTGTCATTGCTTCCTGTGAAATCATCAGCTACAATTATAACCTTAAACAACCTTCTCTCTCCCTGCTAAATTTTTCCCGCGCTCTATTTTATCAAGGTAGGATACCAAAAGAGGACACAAAATCGCTGTAATTATTACCGACGCCGCAACTTGAGCCGTCGCGGCAGCCACCAAAGGCTCTAAAGTCGGGTCTACGGCAGCGACGGCGGCAGGAGTTGCAACTGCATTACCTGCAGTCGTTCCAATGGCAGCTCCGACCCCTTTATTTTCACGGAAAATATACTTAATGGTAAGATGACCTCCCAAGCCTGTGAGCACAACGGTCAAAATACCTAATAAAATGCCTGGAAATCCCGCTTTAAGGATCGTCCTGAAATCTAACGCTGCCCCTAAAGGAAATGCAAAAAACGGAATCAAAAGCTTTTGACCAGGCGCTAGAAACTTTTTCCATTCTTCATCCAAATTCCCTAGTATCATTCCCACTATAATCGGAATAACCACGGCGACCAGCGCTATAAAAGGAATATTGGCAAGGCCTGTTGCTCCCATAGCTACCATCGTGAGAAACGGTCCGTCGTTTATCGAAAGGATAGCTATCGCACCCACATCCGTAGGGTCACCGTACTGCGAAGCAAGCGCCGTATACAGTCCTCCATTGGAATTTGTAACCGCGGATATAATAGCAAGTGCTGATATTCCGAAAAGTCCTGTAGGCCCCATAAACTTACCCACAACCCACCCCAAAGCTGCACCGATAAAAAACTTTACTGCAGTCAACGTTACACCTTTGCCCAGAGAAACACCTGCTTCTTTTAATGTAATTTGCGCCCCGTTACAGAGCAGGAAAAGTCCAATTAATGGCATGGCCCCCTGTTTAAATAGCGCTGTGGTAAATCCCCCTATTTGTAAAGCCTGAGGGAAAAAAGTATTTATTATTGCTCCTAAAAGGAGGGGAACTACCATAAGTCCCCCAGGGATGCGTTCGATAGTCTTTAGGATCTTCATCAGCTTCTCCCCCCGTCTTAAAAAGTAGATATCAGCTTATACATACCGAATTCCCTGTGTTTTAAGGCTTCCGCCTTCGTAAGCTTGCCGTTGCACACCTCAATCAGCTCTTTAAATAACCTTTCGCCGACATCTTTTATAGTTTCATCGCCTTCCACTATGGTCCCGGCATAAAAATCTATGTTGTCCACCATTTTTTTATACGTCTCGGGATTTGCAGTTATCTTTATAACAGGAGCAATAGGTGAGCCGGTTGGAGTTCCTCTGCCTGTAGTGAAGACTACCACCTGAGCTCCTCCGGCGGTCATGCCGGTAATAGACTCTATGTCCTGACCGGGAGTATCCATAATGTAAAGCCCTTTGCCTTTTGGCTCTTCGCCGTATTCCAAAACGCCCTGGAGAGGTTTCGTGCCGCCTTTGTATATACACCCTAGCGACTTTTCTTCTATAGTGCTTATTCCTCCTTCAATATTCCCAGGCGTCGGCTGGCCACCTCTCATATCTACGCCCATCGTCTTGGCCTTTTCTTCGCACCTTCTCACCATATCAAAAATCTTTCTTGCAACTTCTTCATTTACCGCGCGCTTTGCCAGCAAATGTTCGGCACCTATTATTTCAGTTGTTTCCGAAAACATCGAAGTTCCGCCCAAATCGACTATCTTGTCAGACACGTACCCAGCTACGGGATTGGAAGCAAGCCCCGAAGTCGTATCGGAACCTCCGCACTCTACAGCGTAAATCAAATTGGATATATCTACCTCTTCCCGTTTAAACTGTACAACCTCTTGGGCCATGTCCCTTATTATTCTGGTCCCAGCTTCTTCTGCCTTTAAAGTACCGCCGCAGTCCTGAATTATTATATATTCCACCTTTTTCCCGGTCTTTGCAATCTCTTCAGCAACCTTTTCAGTGGGCACACCCTCACATCCGAGCCCCACGACAAGGGCCGCAGCGACGTTGGGGTTTTTTCCCAAACCTATTAAAGTCTTTGTGGTTAGCTCCAGGTCCGCGCCTATCTGACAGCAGCCGTGCTGATTGGGAATTGCCACCGCACCTTCTACATGCGAAGCTATACGCATCGCCACTTCGCTCGCACATACCGACGACGGTATTACAAGGATATGATTTCTTATTCCTACCTTTCCGTCGGGCCTTACATAACCTAATATTTTCATCTTCCTTCCTCCTCCCAATCTCCTCTTCCCCTCAGGCTTTCAAAATTGTGAACGTGGACGTGCTCTCCCGTTTTTATGGGACGTGTGGTTCTACCGATTACTTCACCGTACTTGATTACTTCTTTTCCCAGGTCAATATCCACGAGGGCAAATTTGTGACCGAATGGAATGTCATCGAGCAAATTCACCTTAACTATTTTGCCGTCTAAATCCACATTCACCTCCTGCCCTTTCTTTAGGTCCTGCACCGCAGTGGCTACGTTGTCTTTAGGGTTTATAACCACCGCCAATTTCTTCATGAAAATCACCTCCGCAAAAAACAATTTTGCAATTAATATGCCAAAGCCCAAAATCTTTAAAAAATGCTGTTTTCCGGGTTGAAAAACTCCGGTGTACTATTGCAAAAAAAATCAGTTGATGCAAAATGCATCAACTGCCCCAACGATCTTTCATTCATTGCTTTTTTAATTTTCTCCAAAGGGTTGTTCTGTTAATCCCCAACCTTCTTGCAGCCTCTGATATATTACCGCCCGTCAACTCCAAAGCTTTTTTTATATATTCTCTCTCCACAAATTCCAAGGGTTTTATATCGCAACTCCAGTCTCTATATAATTCATTGCCAGCCTTATGTTCATCGGCATCGCAGCTAAATTTAACATCCCCCACGTCTATCCACATTTCATCGCAAAGGGCAACAGCCCTTTCGATTATACTCTCAAGTTCCCTGACATTTCCCGGGTAATCAAAGGTCTTTAAAACATCCATTGCCCTCGAAGTTATGCCTTTTACGTTTTTCCTGCATCTTGCCGCATGTTTTTTTATCAAATGAGGTACAAGTACATCTAAATCTTCTTTCCTTTCCCTCAAAGGCGGAATATTTATGTGTAGCACGTTTATACGGTAAAAAAGGTCCTCTCTGAACTTTCCCTTCCTTACCATATCGATGAGGTTTTTGTTTGTAGCAGCTATTATCCTGACATCTACTGGAATCAATTTGTCGTCCCCTATCCTCCTTACCTTTCTTTCCTGAATTACTCGAAGAAGTTTTGCTTGAAGCCCTATTGGCATCTCCCCTATTTCATCTAGGAATATAGTCCCTCTATGTGCAAGTTCAAAAAGCCCGACCTTTCCCCCTTTCACCGCACCTGTAAAAGCGCCTTCCACATAACCAAAAAGCTCGCTTTCCAGGAGATTTTCCGGCAGTGCGGCACAGTTTACCGCAACAAAAGGACCATTTTTCCTCAAGCTGGCATTGTGGATGCTCTGGGCGAAAAGCTCTTTGCCGGTCCCAGTTTCGCCTACTATCAACACCGTGGAATCTAATAGCGCATACTTCTGAGCTTGCCTTATCACATCGTCCATTTTTTTGCTTTTGTACAAAATATCGTCGAAACTATACTCGGCAACAAAACCCCTATCCGACAGCTTCCTCCTTATGCTGTGTTCCACTTTTTGAAGCGCCGCCACCTCCTGAAAGGTGGCAACAGCTCCTACGATTTCATCGTTTACAATAACGGGCACCCTGTTGGTCACTATCATGGTATCTGAAACTTTCTGAAGTTGACCTATCTGGGGTTTTCCGGTCTTCAGCACTTCATAAAGTTTGGTATTTGGTATAACTTTTTCCACCCTCTTGCCCAAAACCTTGCCCGACGGTTGCTTAAAAATTTCCTCCGCCATTCTGTTGTATATGGAAATTCTTCCATCTTTATCAACCGCAATTATCCCGTCATGCACAAAATCCACTATGGTTTTAATCTTTTCCGTCCTTTCCTTTTCGGCCTTGATGGCCTCCGCCAGCCTGAAAGCTTCATTCACGGCGGAAGCTATCGCCTCTTTCCCC
This window encodes:
- a CDS encoding four-carbon acid sugar kinase family protein, with the protein product MFKVIIVADDFTGSNDTGVQLAKYGYLSVTLTEISGIEKYEDIVDALVIDTETRSLPSLKAYETLKEVSSLIARYKDAVLYKKIDSTLRGNIGAEIKALRESLKPEIIVFAPAFPKNGRTTRNGIHYLNGVPVDKTELAKDPRNPVTTSDVKKLLEESLDIPVRLKKLEEINENLAESILQDLEKYDVFAFDAATEEDLVKIAEAVLSLKKKALWIGSAGLAEALMVCLEKRKNEDGILVVAGSVSQVTRRQISRAAEESQIALAKVDVKKALINPYDEIKRVSAQVLDFMDKANDVIIASALEEKDVTDAIAVGKSLGLSSAETSEAIARFMGEVAYEVVKARKPSGMVLTGGDTAVHVVKKLSATGCRINSELEPGIPELTLIGGIADGIRVVTKAGAFGNDESIVKAVRFLKGHDE
- a CDS encoding UxaA family hydrolase, which gives rise to MKKLAVVINPKDNVATAVQDLKKGQEVNVDLDGKIVKVNLLDDIPFGHKFALVDIDLGKEVIKYGEVIGRTTRPIKTGEHVHVHNFESLRGRGDWEEEGR
- a CDS encoding UxaA family hydrolase — encoded protein: MKILGYVRPDGKVGIRNHILVIPSSVCASEVAMRIASHVEGAVAIPNQHGCCQIGADLELTTKTLIGLGKNPNVAAALVVGLGCEGVPTEKVAEEIAKTGKKVEYIIIQDCGGTLKAEEAGTRIIRDMAQEVVQFKREEVDISNLIYAVECGGSDTTSGLASNPVAGYVSDKIVDLGGTSMFSETTEIIGAEHLLAKRAVNEEVARKIFDMVRRCEEKAKTMGVDMRGGQPTPGNIEGGISTIEEKSLGCIYKGGTKPLQGVLEYGEEPKGKGLYIMDTPGQDIESITGMTAGGAQVVVFTTGRGTPTGSPIAPVIKITANPETYKKMVDNIDFYAGTIVEGDETIKDVGERLFKELIEVCNGKLTKAEALKHREFGMYKLISTF
- a CDS encoding 2-keto-3-deoxygluconate permease, which codes for MKILKTIERIPGGLMVVPLLLGAIINTFFPQALQIGGFTTALFKQGAMPLIGLFLLCNGAQITLKEAGVSLGKGVTLTAVKFFIGAALGWVVGKFMGPTGLFGISALAIISAVTNSNGGLYTALASQYGDPTDVGAIAILSINDGPFLTMVAMGATGLANIPFIALVAVVIPIIVGMILGNLDEEWKKFLAPGQKLLIPFFAFPLGAALDFRTILKAGFPGILLGILTVVLTGLGGHLTIKYIFRENKGVGAAIGTTAGNAVATPAAVAAVDPTLEPLVAAATAQVAASVIITAILCPLLVSYLDKIERGKNLAGREKVV
- a CDS encoding sigma 54-interacting transcriptional regulator; the protein is MKIGLIAPYRDLLDMALNVKEELGVDIRIELGDLSEGVKVAKEWEKEGFDVIISRGGTYQLIKEAVSVPVVEIKVNAYDILRQFKGLLGYKEVVGVAGYKNVIYGCEVIGEVLNLNIVKIVIEKEEIGPKQVKEAKEKGIKIIIGDTIGARSAKELGLESRLITSGKEAIASAVNEAFRLAEAIKAEKERTEKIKTIVDFVHDGIIAVDKDGRISIYNRMAEEIFKQPSGKVLGKRVEKVIPNTKLYEVLKTGKPQIGQLQKVSDTMIVTNRVPVIVNDEIVGAVATFQEVAALQKVEHSIRRKLSDRGFVAEYSFDDILYKSKKMDDVIRQAQKYALLDSTVLIVGETGTGKELFAQSIHNASLRKNGPFVAVNCAALPENLLESELFGYVEGAFTGAVKGGKVGLFELAHRGTIFLDEIGEMPIGLQAKLLRVIQERKVRRIGDDKLIPVDVRIIAATNKNLIDMVRKGKFREDLFYRINVLHINIPPLRERKEDLDVLVPHLIKKHAARCRKNVKGITSRAMDVLKTFDYPGNVRELESIIERAVALCDEMWIDVGDVKFSCDADEHKAGNELYRDWSCDIKPLEFVEREYIKKALELTGGNISEAARRLGINRTTLWRKLKKQ